In the genome of Porphyrobacter sp. ULC335, one region contains:
- a CDS encoding NAD(P) transhydrogenase subunit alpha yields MKIAILKERASGETRVAATPETVKKFAALGCAVAVEAGAGVIASITDEAYAEAGATVADASATVKDADIVLGIQAPDLAMLGGAKPGAWVAALFDPFAARERVDAYAAAGYEALSMEFMPRITRAQSMDVLSSQSNLAGYKAVLAAADVYGRAFPMMMTAAGTVQAARAFIMGVGVAGLQAIATARRLGAQVSATDVRSATKEQIQSLGAKPIFVENVAGIEGEGSGGYATEMSEEYQKAQAELVSSHIAKQDIVITTALIPGRAAPRLITDAQIATMKPGSVIFDLAVAQGGNVEGSKADEVVVKHGVNIIGFSNTPAHLPADASALFARNHYNFLSAFWDKEAGKPVLDEEIGNAIRLTQGGKVVNERLLG; encoded by the coding sequence GGCGGGGGCCGGGGTGATCGCTTCGATCACCGATGAAGCCTATGCCGAAGCCGGGGCGACCGTGGCCGACGCCAGTGCGACGGTGAAGGATGCCGATATCGTTCTCGGCATTCAGGCACCGGATCTGGCCATGCTGGGGGGCGCCAAGCCCGGTGCATGGGTGGCGGCGCTGTTCGATCCCTTTGCGGCGCGTGAGCGGGTCGATGCCTATGCTGCGGCGGGATACGAGGCGCTCAGCATGGAGTTCATGCCGCGCATCACCCGCGCGCAGTCGATGGACGTGCTGTCCTCGCAGTCGAACCTCGCCGGTTACAAAGCGGTGCTGGCAGCGGCGGATGTGTATGGCCGCGCCTTCCCGATGATGATGACGGCGGCGGGCACGGTGCAGGCCGCGCGCGCCTTCATCATGGGCGTGGGCGTTGCGGGCTTGCAGGCGATTGCCACCGCGCGGCGCCTTGGTGCGCAGGTCTCCGCGACCGACGTGCGCTCGGCCACCAAGGAACAGATCCAGTCGCTCGGCGCCAAGCCGATCTTCGTCGAGAATGTCGCGGGGATCGAGGGCGAGGGCTCGGGCGGCTATGCCACCGAAATGAGCGAGGAATACCAGAAGGCGCAGGCCGAACTGGTATCCAGCCACATCGCCAAGCAGGATATCGTCATCACCACGGCGCTGATCCCGGGCCGCGCCGCGCCGCGCCTGATCACCGACGCGCAGATCGCGACGATGAAGCCGGGCAGCGTGATCTTCGATCTTGCGGTAGCGCAGGGCGGCAATGTCGAGGGCTCGAAGGCGGACGAGGTCGTGGTCAAGCACGGTGTCAACATCATCGGCTTCTCGAACACGCCCGCGCACCTTCCCGCCGACGCCTCGGCTCTGTTCGCGCGCAACCACTACAATTTCCTCAGCGCCTTCTGGGACAAGGAAGCGGGCAAGCCCGTGCTCGACGAGGAAATCGGCAACGCCATCCGGCTGACGCAGGGCGGCAAAGTGGTCAACGAGAGGCTGCTCGGTTAA
- a CDS encoding PH domain-containing protein, with product MGLINATVWDVEDAASDLSYALAQGEAVRFAFKLVRDSILFTDRRILMIDIQGLTGSKKRFLTIPYRAITTFTLESAGHFDLDTELTLTVSGSAPIAFNVSRGADVPGLVTLLTEYLAPGK from the coding sequence ATGGGCCTGATCAACGCCACGGTCTGGGACGTCGAGGACGCCGCGTCAGATCTCTCCTATGCGCTGGCGCAAGGAGAGGCGGTGCGCTTCGCTTTCAAGCTGGTGCGCGATTCGATCCTTTTCACTGATCGCCGCATCCTGATGATCGACATTCAGGGGCTGACGGGATCGAAGAAGCGGTTCCTGACGATCCCCTATCGCGCGATCACCACCTTTACGCTGGAAAGCGCGGGCCACTTCGATCTTGATACCGAACTCACGCTGACCGTTTCGGGCAGTGCGCCGATTGCGTTCAATGTTAGCCGCGGCGCGGATGTGCCGGGATTGGTGACGCTACTCACCGAATATCTTGCGCCGGGGAAATAG
- a CDS encoding proton-translocating transhydrogenase family protein — MDFISILSIFVLACFVGYYVVWSVTPALHTPLMAVTNAISSVIIVGALIASAEAASPIARYLGLFGVVLASINIFGGFAVTQRMLAMYKKKEK; from the coding sequence ATGGACTTCATTTCAATTCTCAGCATCTTCGTACTGGCCTGCTTCGTGGGCTATTACGTCGTCTGGTCGGTGACCCCGGCGCTCCACACTCCGCTGATGGCGGTGACCAATGCGATCTCTTCGGTGATCATCGTCGGTGCGCTGATCGCTTCGGCCGAGGCGGCTAGCCCGATTGCCCGATATCTCGGTCTTTTCGGAGTGGTGTTGGCGAGCATCAATATCTTCGGCGGGTTTGCGGTGACGCAGCGCATGCTCGCAATGTACAAGAAGAAGGAGAAGTAA
- a CDS encoding NAD(P)(+) transhydrogenase (Re/Si-specific) subunit beta, translated as MDFSLLSAAASGEGGTPAWAMLAYLVAGVFFILALRGLSSPATSQAGNRYGIFGMILAVGTTLVTHVPMAIIPTTADDFTAPVERVVDYWTIAQILAAIAIGAVIGVTTARRIAMTAMPELVAGFHSLVGLAAVVVGLGAWLDPQSFGILDPQSFGGAEGAGQILAVSRIELGLGIAIGAITFSGSVIAFLKLSGRMSGSPIMLPGRHVINLGTLAAILGLIGLYTVSPQGGAGEGWMILAVAVLAFIIGFLLIIPIGGADMPVVVSMLNSYSGWAAAAMGFTLGNSAMIITGALVGSSGAILSYIMCRAMNRSFISVIAGGFGAAPEAGGAGGAREQRPYKQGSAEDAAYMLEQAEKVIIIPGYGMAVAQAQHALREMGDKLKEKGVEVKYAIHPVAGRMPGHMNVLLAEASVPYDEVFELEDINSEFAQCDVAFIIGANDVVNPAAKTDKSSPIYGMPVFDVDKAKQVFFIKRSMGGVGYAGVDNDVFYMNQTVMLLADAKKMVEEIVKSLD; from the coding sequence ATGGACTTCTCCCTGCTTTCCGCAGCCGCATCGGGCGAAGGCGGCACGCCTGCCTGGGCGATGCTCGCTTACCTCGTTGCGGGTGTGTTTTTCATTCTGGCGCTACGGGGGCTTTCGAGCCCAGCGACCAGTCAGGCGGGCAACCGTTACGGCATCTTTGGCATGATCCTGGCGGTAGGGACCACGCTGGTTACGCATGTGCCAATGGCCATAATTCCGACAACGGCTGATGACTTTACAGCACCGGTAGAACGAGTTGTTGATTATTGGACCATCGCGCAGATACTAGCTGCGATCGCTATCGGTGCAGTAATCGGCGTCACAACCGCCCGCCGCATCGCTATGACTGCGATGCCCGAACTCGTCGCAGGTTTTCACTCGCTGGTTGGTCTGGCCGCCGTGGTGGTCGGCCTTGGCGCGTGGCTTGACCCGCAATCATTTGGGATTCTCGATCCGCAATCTTTCGGGGGCGCGGAGGGGGCGGGGCAGATCCTTGCGGTCAGCCGGATCGAACTTGGCCTCGGCATTGCCATCGGCGCGATCACTTTCTCGGGCTCGGTCATCGCTTTCCTCAAGCTTTCGGGCCGGATGAGCGGTTCGCCGATCATGCTGCCGGGGCGGCATGTCATCAACCTCGGCACACTCGCCGCGATCCTCGGTCTGATCGGGCTTTACACTGTCTCGCCGCAGGGCGGGGCGGGTGAGGGCTGGATGATCCTTGCGGTCGCGGTGCTGGCCTTCATCATCGGCTTCCTGCTGATCATCCCGATCGGCGGGGCGGACATGCCCGTGGTCGTTTCGATGCTGAACAGCTACTCGGGCTGGGCCGCCGCGGCGATGGGCTTCACGCTCGGCAATTCGGCGATGATCATCACCGGGGCGCTGGTCGGCTCCTCCGGCGCGATTCTCAGCTACATCATGTGCCGGGCGATGAACCGCAGCTTCATCTCGGTGATCGCAGGCGGCTTCGGCGCAGCGCCTGAAGCTGGCGGAGCCGGCGGTGCGCGCGAACAACGTCCCTACAAGCAGGGCAGCGCGGAAGACGCCGCCTATATGCTCGAACAGGCCGAGAAGGTCATCATCATCCCCGGTTACGGGATGGCGGTGGCCCAGGCCCAGCACGCGCTGCGCGAGATGGGTGACAAGCTCAAGGAAAAGGGCGTGGAGGTGAAGTATGCCATCCACCCCGTCGCAGGGCGCATGCCGGGCCACATGAACGTGCTGCTGGCCGAGGCATCGGTGCCTTACGATGAGGTCTTCGAGCTGGAGGACATCAACTCCGAGTTCGCGCAGTGCGACGTTGCCTTTATCATCGGCGCCAACGACGTGGTGAACCCCGCGGCCAAGACCGACAAGTCCTCACCCATCTATGGGATGCCGGTGTTCGATGTCGACAAGGCCAAGCAGGTGTTCTTCATCAAGCGTTCGATGGGCGGCGTCGGCTATGCCGGGGTCGATAACGACGTCTTCTACATGAACCAGACCGTCATGCTGCTGGCCGACGCCAAGAAGATGGTCGAGGAAATCGTCAAGTCGCTCGACTGA
- a CDS encoding parallel beta-helix domain-containing protein gives MNRLALAAALLATAAPLAAETHRVAPGEGAGERLQEALILAVPGDVVELGEGRFTLTDGLSLDVDGVTVRGAGMDKTILDFTGQQGAGEGLLVTSDNVTLHGFAIENPKGDGIKSKGADMIVYNSIRVEWTGGPKPTNGAYGIYPVESTGVLVTRSKVVGASDAGIYVGQSRDITVRGNLVEYNVAGIEIENSRNALVTENIATHNTGGLLVFDLPGLPVMGGGNVIMRHNVVKDNDTPNFAPPGNIVASVRRGTGVLVMANDGVLIEENAFEGNATAHVMVIAYTQPFDDARYNPYARNVIVGPNAFGRGGG, from the coding sequence ATGAACCGACTGGCTCTAGCCGCCGCATTGCTCGCAACTGCCGCGCCGCTCGCCGCAGAGACCCACCGTGTCGCACCGGGCGAGGGCGCAGGCGAGCGCTTGCAGGAAGCACTGATCCTTGCCGTGCCCGGTGATGTGGTGGAACTGGGCGAAGGACGGTTCACGCTCACCGACGGGCTCAGCCTCGATGTTGACGGCGTTACTGTCCGCGGCGCGGGGATGGACAAGACCATCCTCGATTTCACCGGCCAGCAGGGTGCGGGCGAAGGGTTGCTCGTCACGTCCGATAACGTCACCCTGCATGGCTTCGCGATCGAGAACCCCAAGGGTGACGGGATCAAGTCCAAGGGCGCGGACATGATCGTCTACAACTCGATCCGCGTCGAATGGACTGGCGGGCCCAAGCCGACCAACGGGGCCTACGGCATCTACCCGGTCGAAAGCACGGGCGTGCTGGTGACCCGCTCGAAGGTGGTGGGCGCGTCGGACGCAGGCATCTACGTCGGCCAGAGTCGCGACATTACGGTGCGGGGCAACCTCGTCGAATACAACGTCGCCGGGATCGAGATCGAGAACAGCCGCAACGCGCTGGTGACCGAGAATATCGCCACCCATAACACCGGCGGTCTGCTGGTGTTCGACCTGCCCGGCCTGCCGGTCATGGGGGGCGGCAATGTGATCATGCGGCATAATGTGGTGAAGGATAACGACACCCCCAATTTCGCGCCCCCGGGCAATATCGTCGCCTCCGTGCGGCGCGGCACGGGCGTGCTGGTGATGGCCAATGATGGCGTGCTGATCGAGGAGAACGCCTTCGAGGGCAACGCCACGGCGCATGTCATGGTGATCGCCTATACCCAGCCCTTCGATGATGCGCGTTACAATCCCTACGCCCGTAACGTGATCGTCGGCCCCAACGCCTTCGGGCGCGGGGGGGGATGA
- a CDS encoding SO2930 family diheme c-type cytochrome — MRRGAGLLALACATLGGALAQATVLEPAPVNDAAITSAAFPKNLSEYAFFQDGRGLDPAARVYPYALNTPLWSDGADKLRFIYLPEGTKLVADGEGLLKFPVGAAIIKTFAFGEGEERRLIETRVLLHRADGWVALPYRWNAEQTEATLALAGGRVELTTPAGEAISYAIPNKNQCKSCHGKDGQVIPIGPKARNLSVKWMGDMFKAGNLDHLPPGGATMPVWAGYTANSPAAPFARAYLDVNCAHCHQPGGGASNSGLDLRWEQHDPQAYGIGKRPVAAGRGAGEYDFSIVAGHPDESILLYRMNSAEPGIAMPELGKSSIDKDGVAVVRRWIAEMK, encoded by the coding sequence GTGAGGCGCGGTGCGGGCCTCCTCGCGCTCGCTTGCGCCACGCTCGGCGGCGCGCTGGCACAGGCGACGGTGCTCGAACCCGCGCCGGTCAACGACGCCGCGATCACCAGCGCGGCCTTCCCCAAGAACCTGAGCGAATACGCCTTCTTTCAGGACGGGCGCGGGCTTGATCCGGCGGCACGGGTGTATCCCTATGCTCTCAACACCCCGCTTTGGTCGGACGGGGCAGACAAGCTGCGCTTCATCTATTTGCCCGAAGGCACGAAACTGGTCGCTGACGGAGAGGGCTTGCTTAAGTTCCCCGTGGGTGCGGCGATCATCAAGACCTTCGCTTTCGGTGAGGGCGAGGAGCGCCGCCTGATCGAGACCCGCGTGCTGCTTCACCGCGCTGATGGTTGGGTGGCGCTGCCTTATCGGTGGAATGCCGAGCAGACCGAAGCGACGCTGGCGCTGGCAGGCGGCCGGGTCGAACTTACGACGCCTGCGGGGGAAGCGATTTCCTATGCCATCCCGAACAAGAACCAGTGCAAGTCCTGCCACGGCAAGGATGGCCAGGTGATCCCCATCGGCCCGAAAGCCCGTAATCTTTCGGTCAAATGGATGGGAGACATGTTCAAGGCGGGCAATCTTGACCACCTGCCACCGGGCGGCGCGACGATGCCGGTGTGGGCGGGCTATACCGCCAACAGCCCCGCCGCGCCCTTCGCCCGCGCCTATCTCGATGTGAACTGCGCCCATTGCCACCAGCCCGGGGGCGGCGCGTCCAATTCCGGCCTTGATCTGCGTTGGGAGCAGCATGATCCGCAAGCCTACGGCATCGGCAAGCGCCCGGTCGCGGCGGGGCGCGGTGCGGGCGAATATGATTTCTCGATCGTCGCCGGACACCCGGACGAATCGATCCTGCTCTACCGGATGAACAGCGCCGAACCCGGTATCGCCATGCCCGAACTCGGTAAGTCGAGTATCGACAAGGACGGCGTGGCGGTGGTGCGGCGCTGGATTGCGGAGATGAAATGA
- a CDS encoding alpha/beta hydrolase: MMKWVWRGLLALLAVLVIAFLVFRTPDTDAGEMRAKYGGPPSQFVTIGDGVTVHLRDEGPKDAPAIILLHGSNADLHTWEQWVQTLKTKYRVIRFDQVGHGLTGPDPKDDYSRDNYVADILEVADTLDLKQFVLGGNSMGGKHALAFAAAHPERLTGLVLVDGSGGPMLKLDNKKDDDSGNIGFTIARMPGVNLLVEQITPRSLIAQSLEQSVSVKSVASEAAVDRYWELLRYPGNRRATLKRFGYPYDPLSEAQIAAVATPTLILWGEEDRIIPVEAGQWLANVLPNNRLVTYPKIGHLPHEEAAAQTLADLEPWLVQHASPPKSE; encoded by the coding sequence ATGATGAAATGGGTCTGGCGCGGATTGCTTGCGCTTCTGGCGGTGCTGGTGATCGCTTTCCTCGTCTTCCGCACGCCGGACACGGACGCTGGAGAAATGCGCGCCAAGTATGGCGGGCCGCCATCGCAGTTTGTGACGATCGGTGACGGGGTGACCGTGCACCTTCGTGACGAGGGGCCGAAGGATGCGCCTGCAATAATCCTGCTCCACGGATCGAATGCCGATCTGCACACGTGGGAGCAGTGGGTGCAGACTCTCAAGACGAAGTACCGCGTGATCCGTTTCGACCAGGTCGGTCATGGTCTCACCGGTCCTGATCCCAAGGACGATTACAGCCGCGACAATTATGTCGCCGATATTCTCGAGGTGGCCGACACGCTTGACCTGAAGCAGTTCGTCCTCGGCGGCAATTCGATGGGCGGCAAGCACGCGCTCGCCTTTGCCGCGGCGCACCCCGAACGCCTAACCGGCCTTGTGCTGGTCGACGGCAGCGGCGGGCCGATGCTGAAGCTGGACAACAAGAAAGACGATGACAGCGGCAATATCGGCTTCACCATCGCCCGGATGCCGGGGGTCAACTTGCTGGTCGAACAGATCACCCCGCGCAGCCTGATTGCGCAGAGCCTTGAGCAATCGGTTTCGGTGAAATCTGTGGCGAGTGAGGCCGCTGTCGACCGCTACTGGGAACTGCTCCGCTATCCCGGCAACCGCCGCGCGACGCTGAAGCGCTTTGGCTATCCCTATGACCCGCTGTCCGAAGCACAGATCGCCGCTGTGGCAACGCCGACGTTGATCCTGTGGGGCGAGGAAGACCGGATCATTCCGGTCGAAGCCGGACAATGGCTCGCCAATGTGCTGCCCAACAACCGGCTGGTGACCTACCCCAAAATCGGCCATCTGCCCCACGAAGAGGCGGCAGCGCAGACCCTTGCCGATCTGGAACCGTGGCTCGTGCAGCACGCCTCGCCGCCAAAATCCGAGTAA
- a CDS encoding aspartate/glutamate racemase family protein, whose amino-acid sequence MRKLGIIGGMSWVSTATYYDRINRIVQKRAAPMASAPLLIESLDFCQLYALVEERDWQRAASVLIDSARRLEGAGAEGLIIGANSMHRLHDDVAASVNIPILHIAEYVGLAMKRAGKTSAALLGTRNVMTESFYRKRLVAHGIDLLPPNLAYVEMLDRIIYDELMVGKVTREAERTLKTIITNTAQEGAEAVVLACTELDLVVDVDANVLPIFDSTRIHCEAAADWILEQEVVN is encoded by the coding sequence TTGCGTAAACTCGGGATCATCGGCGGCATGAGCTGGGTGTCGACCGCGACCTATTATGATCGCATCAACCGCATCGTCCAGAAACGCGCCGCACCGATGGCGAGCGCCCCGCTGCTGATCGAAAGCCTCGATTTCTGCCAGCTTTATGCCTTGGTGGAAGAGCGTGACTGGCAGCGTGCGGCCAGCGTTCTGATTGATAGCGCCCGGCGGCTTGAAGGGGCAGGGGCCGAAGGCCTGATCATCGGCGCCAATTCGATGCACCGTCTTCATGACGATGTCGCCGCATCGGTGAACATTCCGATCCTGCATATCGCGGAATATGTCGGGCTCGCCATGAAGCGCGCCGGCAAGACCAGTGCCGCACTGCTCGGCACCCGCAATGTCATGACCGAAAGTTTCTACCGCAAGCGTCTGGTCGCCCATGGCATCGATCTGCTGCCGCCCAACCTTGCCTATGTCGAGATGCTCGACCGGATCATCTATGACGAGCTGATGGTTGGCAAAGTCACGCGTGAGGCGGAGCGGACGCTGAAGACAATTATCACCAACACCGCTCAGGAAGGGGCCGAGGCAGTGGTGCTGGCCTGCACCGAGCTTGATCTGGTGGTGGACGTTGATGCCAACGTTCTTCCGATCTTCGACAGCACACGCATTCATTGCGAGGCCGCTGCGGACTGGATTCTTGAGCAGGAAGTCGTGAATTAG
- a CDS encoding deoxyguanosinetriphosphate triphosphohydrolase: MNRAIYAADPEAHGPREFGGASGGERRGPRSAFQRDRDRIVHSMSFRRLKSKTQVFIAPDGDHYRTRLTHSLEVAQIGRVIARALALDEDLTEALCLAHDLGHPPFGHAGEAALSDAMDRHGGFDHNAQALRTVMRIECPYPEYDGLNLTWDLLEGLAKHNGPVTAPNWALAELDHAFPLMLGTWPSLEAQVAAVADDIAYDNHDIDDGLRAGFLQLDDLLTLDFLADQWRTVEKRFPHAPRERLLREMIRDQIGMMVNDVIDHTSAQVKGLRSVSDVREAGRQLAGFSPAMAAQERRLKAFMYERLYYHAEQVSAAERARDVVARLFAAYAQDARLMPADWQARLPDREPHRARVIADFIAGMSDRFAMQSVSQIYGERPSGLINV, from the coding sequence ATGAACCGCGCCATCTATGCTGCTGATCCTGAGGCCCACGGGCCGCGTGAGTTCGGCGGTGCCTCCGGGGGCGAACGCCGCGGCCCGCGTAGCGCCTTCCAGCGTGACCGTGACCGGATCGTCCATTCGATGAGTTTCCGGAGGCTGAAATCAAAAACGCAGGTGTTCATTGCACCTGACGGCGATCATTATCGCACCAGGCTCACCCACAGTCTCGAAGTTGCGCAGATCGGCCGGGTGATCGCCCGCGCACTCGCGCTCGATGAGGATCTGACCGAGGCGCTTTGCCTCGCGCATGATCTGGGCCATCCCCCATTCGGCCACGCGGGGGAGGCTGCACTTTCAGACGCGATGGATCGGCATGGCGGCTTTGATCACAATGCGCAGGCGCTGCGTACGGTGATGCGGATCGAGTGCCCCTATCCGGAATATGACGGCCTCAACCTCACATGGGATCTGCTCGAAGGCCTCGCCAAGCACAATGGCCCGGTCACCGCGCCGAATTGGGCGCTGGCCGAACTTGATCATGCTTTCCCGTTGATGCTTGGCACATGGCCATCGCTCGAGGCGCAGGTGGCGGCGGTGGCCGATGACATCGCCTACGACAACCACGACATCGACGATGGCTTGCGTGCGGGGTTTCTCCAGCTTGACGATCTTCTCACGCTCGATTTCCTCGCAGACCAGTGGCGGACGGTCGAAAAACGCTTTCCCCATGCCCCGCGTGAGCGTCTGCTGCGCGAAATGATACGCGACCAGATCGGGATGATGGTGAACGACGTGATCGACCACACTTCGGCGCAGGTTAAAGGCCTGCGTTCGGTCAGTGATGTGCGTGAAGCAGGGCGGCAACTCGCGGGCTTCTCGCCAGCGATGGCCGCGCAGGAGCGGCGGCTGAAGGCCTTCATGTACGAACGCCTCTATTACCACGCCGAACAGGTCTCGGCAGCCGAGCGTGCGCGTGATGTGGTCGCTCGGCTGTTCGCTGCCTACGCGCAGGACGCCCGCCTGATGCCCGCCGACTGGCAGGCGCGCCTGCCCGATCGCGAACCGCACCGCGCGCGGGTGATCGCTGATTTCATCGCTGGGATGAGCGACCGGTTTGCCATGCAGTCAGTAAGCCAGATCTACGGCGAGCGGCCGTCGGGGCTGATCAATGTATGA
- a CDS encoding NAD(P)H-binding protein, whose product MSGPVRIALVGATGLVGRRVIEIASAGDDVRILGIARREAPLPPAARMEMFVSEPDKWGDVLDAVRPRALICALGTTWKKAGRDEAAFRAVDHDLVLATAEAAKRAGVPNMVMVSAAGADARSKSFYMRVKGETEDALSRIGFKRLDILHPGLLRGERQGDLRFAERAALIAAPLIDPLLTGSWERYRSIDAGLVAEAALGLALRRAGGRFTHDNEAMRRAAREWRRVGETGDAA is encoded by the coding sequence GTGAGCGGACCTGTGCGTATCGCGCTGGTCGGGGCGACCGGGCTCGTGGGACGTCGGGTGATCGAGATTGCCAGCGCGGGCGATGATGTCCGCATCCTCGGCATTGCCCGGCGCGAGGCACCGCTGCCGCCCGCTGCGCGGATGGAAATGTTCGTGTCTGAACCGGACAAGTGGGGCGATGTGCTCGATGCGGTGCGCCCGCGGGCGCTGATTTGCGCATTGGGCACAACCTGGAAGAAGGCAGGGCGCGACGAAGCGGCGTTCCGGGCGGTAGACCATGATCTGGTGCTCGCCACCGCAGAGGCCGCCAAGCGGGCCGGTGTTCCCAATATGGTGATGGTCAGTGCTGCGGGTGCCGACGCCCGGTCCAAAAGCTTCTACATGCGTGTGAAGGGCGAGACCGAGGACGCGCTGTCACGGATCGGCTTCAAGCGCCTGGACATCCTGCACCCCGGCTTGCTGCGCGGTGAGCGTCAGGGCGATTTGCGCTTTGCAGAGCGCGCCGCGCTGATCGCCGCACCGCTGATCGATCCGCTGCTGACGGGTTCGTGGGAACGCTATCGCTCGATCGACGCAGGGCTGGTGGCCGAGGCCGCGCTCGGCCTTGCGCTACGCCGGGCAGGCGGGCGCTTCACCCACGACAACGAGGCGATGCGGCGCGCTGCACGCGAATGGCGCCGCGTTGGCGAGACCGGAGATGCGGCATGA
- a CDS encoding ABA4-like family protein, with protein MSWAFIFSAVNMLALVGWVALILLPRWPALLSAVLYLGVGLLCLVYAAGLIGVVSGLIPNPGGGGADFSTIAGVRAIFASDAGVTIGWTHYLAFDLFVGLWISRDGDAKNISRFIQAPVLFATLMAGPLGLGIWLLLREPAARRQGRFR; from the coding sequence ATGAGCTGGGCATTCATTTTCAGTGCGGTGAATATGCTGGCACTGGTCGGGTGGGTCGCGCTGATCCTCCTGCCGCGTTGGCCGGCGCTGCTTTCGGCGGTGTTATACTTGGGCGTGGGCCTGTTGTGCCTGGTCTACGCCGCCGGGCTGATCGGGGTGGTGAGCGGACTCATCCCCAATCCGGGCGGCGGCGGAGCCGACTTTTCGACCATCGCGGGTGTGCGGGCGATCTTTGCCAGCGACGCAGGGGTGACAATCGGCTGGACGCATTACCTCGCCTTCGACCTGTTCGTCGGCCTGTGGATCTCACGCGATGGGGATGCGAAGAACATCTCGCGGTTTATTCAGGCGCCCGTGCTTTTCGCCACGCTTATGGCCGGACCCTTGGGACTTGGCATATGGCTTCTGCTCCGTGAGCCCGCAGCGCGCAGGCAAGGGCGGTTTCGCTAA